The sequence tttagggactaaaatgcaaaattggagtttaatatattatctagcTTGGGTTGACTTGGTCTCTCACTTCATCACCTTCCCCAAGCTGTCTCCCCTCCATTGAACCGCCCATTTGagttcttcaagcttccagatttcttccCGAGCTCGATACGtctgttagaatttatttctgaaggcagattagcgatcacagcagcgagagATTAATTTTAtcataagtttttcttcgatcagctagacttatatttttggatgtcgttagaatcgattgagtttcagttatgttgttcttgactgAGTTCTGATCGTCTATTCTCTGTCATTTTTGAAATAGAgggtcgttcggaattgttatgatttttgaaatcctattttcgaaaatctagttttgagattggttgggtttgagcctttattgttgtattagaattgatatgagttgatatcgatattataCTGATGTCTGCATTTtcgatttgatcagtttataacGGTTATTCCACCGGTTTAAGTTTTGGTTatcaaaatgtttgaattgatcgAATCATGTTTGTTGAAGTTCGAGTGTCGATATTTATCTACTTCGATTCATttcagattcttttgaagtttgtcgagcccagagttagcagcagtcgattgtcgaagagttggatgaagaacggtaaagagattaccttgagctgTTGTTGTTgctaggttgtatagtttctaaTATAACcctttattgtagcttatctagTGTTGGAGCTAATCatatcgaaaggtacaagctgtcatcgtttagcgggatagcatactcgggacaattggttcttgagttttcccttaaatcacatacttgcatcaatacttgttctacactacaagaaaaacggctaaagacaacgcttttttttgcgttgttaatgtccccaaaaaagcgttgtcattgacaatgttgtaaaagaccacgctcaaagacaacgcggaaaaagcgttgtcgtttctggaaaagacaacgctttttaagcgttgttgtatctggaaaagacaacgcttcaaaaaagcgttgtcttttctggtaaaaaacaaaaaaaaaatttaatttacaaattttcaatattataaatcagtcaaaatttaaaaatttgtagaataaaatttaatatagagtcttccaatattataaatcattcaaataaaaaaataatcgaattctaaattaatgaacactaggaaaaaactatgcattaatctcgaaaaactttgattccttccttcagcacatgttagcgtcccaagctttcataaaagtcgcaacaatctctttttctttaatttgtatctccatactataaattattaaaaataaaaacaaacataaaacaaatatgaatagattaaaatgaaaagtaaaaacaaacacatatttatcagTAAAAGAACATGAACTACGAATGACGAaactatcactaagcaattggaATTATCAAATGAACTACGAATTACGAAATTATCACTAAGCGATTGGAATTATCAAGTTGTGATCCATTTAATTAAAGAATGCAGAAATAAACAGCCAATGGAAGTTAACCATTCATGCCGACAGAAAAAGCCAATGACTTTACCGAAATTGGTCCTAATGAAACTAAAGTGTTAGAAATCTCAAAGAAAGGCCTGTCATGTCAAGACTACTAAATACAAACTTTTAACAGAAGGATATTTTGGGTAATTAACAAACAGAAAAAATTTGGCAACAGATAAGCTGACATctaaaacagaaaaaaaaatggacaTAAATTTAGTATGAAGACCGTGTTAAAGCAAATCTTGTTCCGGCATGCCGCAAATTAAAAGTGAAAAAACATTAACGTGGAACCAAATTTCTCAGCTCCGAGAAAATACCATGTAGAGTCAAACTGCTGCAAAAAAAGAAGAATATCTTCTAAAAGCTTCTAGCAATCTTCTAAAAAGGCTTCTTAATTAGGacagaaaaaaaatatgattacaGTCATAGAACCTGTGGCTTTTTCATTAAAGCTAATCATGCAAGTGTTTCTCCATTACACAAGTCACTCCAGAAGCAGGATCAGGAGCCGAATGAAATGTATTCTAGACTCTAAATCAGCAGAAGCTAACCTCATTGAGAATAAGTCAACCAACAGAAAGATAAAATGTAAATAACATTCAGATCATGAAGAGAATAAATTCGTCAAATGCAATTGCTACACCGTCGGGTCATTACGTTTGACCAACATACGgaataagaaaagaaaaaaagatccCTCATAACATATTCAGATCATGATTGAGGAATGATGCAAGAAAATTAGGAGGTACCCAATTATAACGGGATTTATTCGATCGAGACTAGCTCATTCAATACTACTGGAATCTGCACTCATAATGGCAGCAAGAAGAACTCAGCCAAGCACCAACCAAACTTTATGATATGATTGTTTTCACAGTTAGACAATCCTTCACGTGTCCTTGAAATTTTTCCAAAGAAAAATCAGACAGTGACTACTTACATTCTATGTCAAGGCATGAGAAGATAGAATTTGGGAATAAGTGAGTCGATGTAGCTCTTTCATACAAATTCCTCCAAATTTTGGCTGCTGTTCATGCATTAGTATTTATACTTGTGTACTTCCAGCTTTCAGTAGCTCTATAGCATGGGTTATCATCCTATTGGTAAAAAACACAAGATTGCATCATATGACGCAAATTCTAAAATTCAGGATGCCAATTCCATTACCATGATCATATTAATTACTCTCCAAATagcataatataaataaaatccactCGCACATCAAGAAAAACAATTACTTGAGACATATAACAGATGATCAACCACCATCAAGTCATATAAAGAAAGACATGTTATCCTAAAAAGGATTTTCAAACAGAAAAAAATAGTTGAACAACAATTAGAACCTAGAAAGGTATGGCTCTCACCAAGGACCAAATGATCTTGAGCATTCACCAAGAATAACTTGAATAATTAAACTAGTCATTCCCAGCTAGGCGAGAGGCCAACAATCAAAAAATGCTGCAGTCAATAGCTTAGCTCATCTTACTTCTGTATTTTCTTCTAGAATTCCAATCATGAGTCCCATCAACTTGTGATGATTGGAAAATGGTTTCAATTGCATGCATTTCTGAGCAAGGCTATACATGATTTCTAAACCCTGCAAACAGAGCAAATATTCTGAAAGCACAAACAAACTGAAGGATAATCCTGTGCTATTATACTTATCAAGAAAGATAAACTTAATCTACAAAAGAATCAAAATTGTCGCTCATAACACTGTAAATTGTTTGATTTAGAGAAAGTGAAATATGTAAAGTTCTATCCAGTGAAATGTCACATTGGAGAGAATGCTAGCATTTTCCAACATGATTTGAAGCATATTTTTAAGTCCATCTCTAGTTTGCTGGTGATCACATTGAAGCCAGAATGCACTGCAATCCAATTTAGTAATTTGAGCTCGCCATTTTTCCCATACCTAACAGATTAACTTTATCAAGAACAGCAGAGCTTATGGTCTTCTAATAGATGCAAGATGTACCAGGACTCCATATTACCTTCATGAACTCTGATTTGGTATTGTAGCAATCACCCAATTTTTTGGCTGATACATCAGACCACAAGCATGGCATCTGAGATATAAGAACAACAACGGCTTCTACAAGTCTATTTTCTATCTGTTCGAGATAGATGCAAGAGATTCAGATAATTATTTCCAGCAATGGTTAAAGGCAAATAACTAATAAACAAACATCAAGAGACAAATTAAATAGATTTTTATTCATCATTATAGgtgtaattatttaattttgatatgaaaatggtaaattatGCTTCTTAAATCATtcaaaataatgaaatattttacATGGAATCAGACCGAGAAAGGAGAAACATCAATAAGGTAATCCATTTGACTCATTGACACCAATACTGACCTCATGACTACCTAGCTGATCGAACAAATAAGATCCATGCATGCACAATAATTTAACCTGCAAGAAGTGAATTCAATATAGAATGCAACATACTTAAAAATACTAACAGATAAATTCACGGAAATGAGCATACAACAACATCAAGCCAGCAAACTGCTAAGGCTGAGGACATAGCTTCCCAATACTCAAGATCATTCTCAACAGCCTGGGAGAAAATACACATAGAAAATAACctgttatataatttattaaaaatcgGTAGACTAACAAACtgctaaaataaataagtcgACACATCaaattagaaaataaggtaAAAATGGTCACAtaaaaaatacaatgaaaagAAAATGTATCTCTGGTGTTAAACATAAATTTTACAAACTCAAGCATTACCAAATAAAATAAAGTCGATCTGCAATTTTATGTAAATTAATGTTAATAAACTGCTTAATGAGAAATAATAGTCACTCCGAAGTATTGTGCGAAAATAGAAATTTCCAGGTTGGATTGTCGACTATATATATCCTGCATCAAACTATGACAACCAACGAAGTAATCCCCACACATATGCCAAATAAGAACTGTTGCCCCAAAAGTATGGACTCTAACTACAAATAAACGATGAAAATGCAATATAAAGACCTGTATAGTTACAAGCTCATTTTGGAAAGCTACAAGTTTTGAATGAACTGTTGGTTGTATTCCAACGAACAGACAATCATAGTCCTGTAAAAAAAAACGTTATGTACAAATAAAAGCAAGCTAAGACATAGAGGACACAGGTAGATAATTGAAAAATTCGTATAATAAATGGCATTTGGCACTTTGAAATTTTAACTAGAAAAATACATAAATGCATTTGAGAATGAAAGGAAATAAGATTCGAGTACCCTTCTCTGTAAAACAAACACATTCAAGAAATGATTTTAAGCCGCTAAAATCAGGGAAGCAGATACGCATATATTATTCAAGTTATTCTTCATCTATATCAGAATATTGTGGAACAGTTATCTTACCATGGATTTCTTCACTCATTCATTCATTGCCTCTTCTTCTCTCTATTtatcattatatataatacGTATTAATCATCAATGGGCGAGCAGATCCCGAGCACAATCCATCGAACCTAAAACAAGTCAGTTCCTGAAAGTCAAAACTAAGCCTACCTGGACCCGACACACAATCCATCGAACCTAAAACAAGTGCAAAAATAGAACAATATAATAACACAGTTGAATTACATTTCTCCACTCTGAATAATTTTAACCCCAGAACACCCCTTTGTCATCTTAAAACAAGTGCGTGGTCTGTGGGCTGCCAATCAAGCGACCGACCTTACTAACACTACTTCTTTATCCTTTTGTATCAGACCTTTAATTCTTGTTTCTATTCTTGATATTGAAGGCACAAGCGGCCGACCTTGCCACTGCCTCGTCGCTGGAGTCTCCAAGTACCCGAGAAAGTTAAATCCCAAAATTCTACGAATAAGCTCGTCGCCGGAGTCGCCAAGTACCCGAGCAGCAAAAATCGACGATGATGGAAAAATTGAAAGTTGGAATCGAAAGAGAGCAAAAGGGAAAGGGAGAAATCACGACCaagggtttggggattttgggCTTTTTTCTTCAGACATGAAGGGGTTAAAATAATAGAATAAATAAtagaataaatataatttttattttaaattaataaaaaaaatatttatctacaacgcttattaaaaagtgttgtacattaaaaaaatgctcaaagacaacgcttttaaaaagcgttgtctttgacataaaaaaaacttttaaagacaacgctttttaaaaaaaacgttgtctttttatgaatataaaatatatatagacaatgcttttcactaaaagcgttgtaatataaaaaaagacaacgctttttacaaaaagcgttgtcttttaggtGTTGTAATTgagcatttttgttgtagtgctaGTATgtgaaacttgtattttgtgttgattgagcttttgttatatggcttaatgttttatgtttttcgtatgcattcatcttgagacaaacctttgatttcagcgggcagaacgatcctttttatttagacgttttgggggctatactgcaaATGGCCTGAGTTGTAGAGGTTCACCTggcgtcagcatactccttatagtcgcaccaaagtctagggaatgagatacgtggcaccaccttgattgtaagtgagttgttacgtggtctcatcctcgggatcccaaaagcataacagcaatcccttgtttatcagagttgatatcccgattttaaagacatgcatttcatttcattgatattgaatatgttgttttcttgaaagcatgtttgtttttatactacttgttattgcatgttatgttgcttttactgggaatatctttctcaccggagttatccggctattgatttgttttgtatgtgtacttggcaacaggttgGGAAGGATGAAGTCAGTGAAaacctggttagcgtcaagagtgagagatagaagtgggactcagTTTTataagtcgaattagcatgtcaATTTAGTTTAtaattggaacatgtttagatctcgaactttgTCGTTTATTTTGTATCATATATGCGAGTATTGTGGATtgaatgttgtcgttgcatgtattTCCACACCCCGTATTCTTTATGGATTTGAATGCATGTCAAAGCGAGCTCGTGAGCCTTTTAATGCATGAGCATTTTGCCCAGGCTTCCCACGCGCGAGCGAGTTTTTATCGAGCGCGAGCGCGAGAAGCATTCATAGGGTTTTGGAATGGTATCCCATGCGCGAGCGAGACTTTATATCGCACGAGCACGAGCCTTCAGCTCCGTTGCTGGAGGTGAAGCCCGCACGCGTGCGAGATGTTTATCTCGCGCGAGCGCgtgtcatttttttaaaaaacaaattttattatttcttatcgcttttaatcttggatcttgtttgcttatttattgtttaatccgggattagttgtttagaaccgaggtctcacagtgaTGATTTGCAAAATCTCAAAACTGAGGCAGATAAAGATGATGGTGGAGCTAACCATTATACACCAGAAGGCTTATAAAAAATTCAACATGATGAAAATGTTGCAGCAAATCAAAGTGATGCTATGATGGATCAAAATCTTGGGGATCAAGATGATTCAAATCAAGATAAATCTCTTGATAAATATCTTCTTGCAAGAGATCATAGGGTGTAAATGGCTGTTTAAGAAAAAACCAGGAATACCAGGAGTTGAAAGACCAAGGTATAAGGCTAGATTAGTAGCAAAGGGTTTCTCATAAGTTGAAGTAGTAGACTACCATGAGGTGTTCTCGCCGGTGGTCAATCATAATTTCATTCGAATTTTGCTATCAATTACAGCTTTACAAGACATGGAGCTCGAACAATTGGATGTTAAGACAGCATTCTTACATGGAAGTTTAGAGGAGAGGATATACATGTCACAACCAGAAGTTTTGAAGTTGATTCTAAAGTTGGAAAAGTTTTTTTATTATAGAAAGCTCTCTATGGACTAAGGCAATCTCCCAGACAGTGGTATAAATGTTTTGATGAGTTTATGCTGTTACAAGGATTTACCAGGTCAAAATATGATAGTTGTGTGTATTTTAGACAGTTTCCTAGTCAGTTATACATCTACCTTTtgatttatgtggatgatattcttatagcatgtAAAGATCAAACTGAGATACAAAAGTTAAAAAAACTTCTCAGCATTGAATTTGAGGTGAAAGTTCTTGGACCAGCTAAATAGATTTTGGGAGTTGAAATTAGCAGAAACAGGAAGCAAGGTACTTTAACATTGTCTCAAGAAAGGTATGTTAACAAAATAATTAGCCTCTTTAATATGACAGATGCTAAGACATTTAACACTCCAGTGGGCGCTCATTTCAAGTTAATGGCAGTAAAAGGTGATCAAGAGGAGTTGGAATCGGTTCACATGAGAAATATACCATACTCAAATGCAGTGGGTAGCATTATGTACTTGATGGTATCAACTAGGCCTGATATTCTTATGGACTGTGACTTGTAAGTAGATTCATGATTAAAGCAAGTAGAACACATTGTCAAGAAGTCAATTGGTTATTTAGATATTTGAAGCGATCATCAATTATGAAGCTGGTATACTCGAATCATTCTGCAGTTTCTTGTGAGGCTAAAGGATATTGTGACTCTGATTACGCTTCTGACCTTGATAATAGAAGATCAATATCTGGTTATGTTTTTACTGTTGGTGGAAACACAGTTAGTTGGAAATCAAGTCTCCAAAATGTTGTAGCTTTGTCTACAACAGAAGCTGAGTATATCTCTTTAACTGAAGTAGTCAAGGAAGGCTTATGGATAAAAGGATTTATTTCTAAGCTAGGATTCGAACAAAATGTTGTTGAAATTCCTTGTGATTCTCAAAGTGATATACATCTGTACAAGAACTCAATGTTTCATGAGAGAAAAAAACATATTGATGTTAGATTACACTTTGTGAGAGATATCATTGCACAAGGAACTGTAAATATCCTCAAGATTGATACTTCAGTTAATCCGGCAGACTTGATGACGAAGGTGATACCGGTTAGCAAACTTCAAGGAGAATTGAGTATGCTCCATATGCTGGAATAAGTTGGATCTAGCTTATTGGGATCTCATTTTAAGTCTACTATGAACCTCTAGTTTCAGTCCAAGGTGGAGATTTTTGGAGAATATAGTTGACTTCTAATTAGTTGTCATTGGATGgcttggatttattatttaatatttattctaATCCAATGGATGAGATCTAATTTAGAGTCGGTTTTATTATTCTGTTAAGTCGGTTAAGGGCTTAACATATAAGTCCTTCTACAGAGCTTATCCACGatatgatttttagattggTTGAAAGGCAAGAAGAGAATCGAACTCTCTGGGCTAATTCAAGACACACACAATCGGAATCAAGCTCGCCATCTTCTCTACTGCACAAGATCAGAGCTGCTTCTGGATTCTGGATTATATTGCTAAGTTCTTCTTCCTTGTTCTTAGTCAAGATTGTAGTGATTATCATGTGAGGGTTGTAACTATTAAAACTCTTGGTTTATAGTGGATTTGAATGGGATTATTCCCATAACCTTGGATGTAAGATTGATCACAATCCAAACCAAGTAATTGTGTTGTTGTTGTGTTTTACTTTTATCGTTTTGTGTTTTGAATTGGTTTGTTTGACTTGCTTCTGATATTGTGATCCTTATAATTGAGTTCTTCGGATAAAGCATAACAACTTCAAATGATTTTGAAACAATTAATTAGAACTCAATAACATAGCACAAAATGGATCCTTCAAATGATCGAATGCCAATATTTTTTAAGTGTACTTTTGAGTGCCTTGATCAGTTAACCTGAAAACATTTGAGAACGTGGAAGATAGCTTGTGTAAGATTCTAGAAATTTGCGAGATAGCTTCTAACTGATATGCTTTCCAACGGTcacatttttcaaaaaatgaTCCGCTTTCCAAAAATAGTAGccattaattttttcttttagtcCATGTAAAAATTCTCTAACATCTGTATTCAAATAGTGCATAAGAATTCTTTAAAATAACCGTTTGTTCAGGATATTTTATCCAGAAAATTAGATAAGACTTTGATGAAAGCTGAAGATATATTTGAAGAGGATTTTAGGTCTTTAGCCGACGAAAATCCTTAATAGGGCTAACTGACCATTTCAGTTTCCTAGTCAATCTAAGTGACTGTCCAATGTGATATACCTCCATTAAGTTTAGTTACGTTGGATCAATTGAGTTACATTCTTCGGTTATAAAATCTCTGAAATGATTTTCTAGTTTGATAAC comes from Henckelia pumila isolate YLH828 chromosome 4, ASM3356847v2, whole genome shotgun sequence and encodes:
- the LOC140864476 gene encoding nuclear pore complex protein NUP85-like isoform X2, producing the protein MDYDCLFVGIQPTVHSKLVAFQNELVTIQAVENDLEYWEAMSSALAVCWLDVVVKLLCMHGSYLFDQLGSHEIENRLVEAVVVLISQMPCLWSDVSAKKLGDCYNTKSEFMKGLEIMYSLAQKCMQLKPFSNHHKLMGLMIGILEENTEVR
- the LOC140864476 gene encoding nuclear pore complex protein NUP85-like isoform X1, whose translation is MDYDCLFVGIQPTVHSKLVAFQNELVTIQAVENDLEYWEAMSSALAVCWLDVVVKLLCMHGSYLFDQLGSHEIENRLVEAVVVLISQMPCLWSDVSAKKLGDCYNTKSEFMKVWEKWRAQITKLDCSAFWLQCDHQQTRDGLKNMLQIMLENASILSNVTFHWIELYIFHFL